tgtacatgtgttcATGAAAGACTGAATTGCAATTTCCCTTTCCTATAATACTGTTGTTAGatgttcaaattaaaataatgctaGCTTCTAAAAATTGAGTTGAATAGTATTTCTTCCTATTACATCTTCTGAAAGAGGTTGTGCAATATTGTTGTTATATCTTCCCAAATGATCAGACTTGTTCATAATTGAAGCCATCTGGACTGGGAGATTTCTTTCTGTAGAatgttttgtataatttttaaacttaaatatttaatttttactagAGAGTTTTCATATTTGTTACTTTTCCTTGGTCAGTTGTgctaagttgtatttttttaaaaattctctaattCCTGGTTTTACTAACATGTGTCTTTAtgtctctcttttaattttttttaccagtttATCTTGTGTTCCATCCTCCTTCAGATTATTTAAGAAGCCAAATTATGAgtttgttgactttttaaattttacattaattttctaTCCAATTGATTTATGctctaattttttaatatgtgtctttctttctgctttgtttttaattcaccACTCCCTTTGATTCATGCACTATTTAGCATGATAGTATAGTATCCAATAGGTAGTATCCAATCAATAggtagtatccaaaatatataaagaacttataaatctCAATACCTAATAAAGCAaatgattcaattaaaaatgagcagaagacatgaacaggtatttcttcaaaaaagatatacagatggccaacacacatatgaaaagatgctcattatcaattattaaggaaatacaaatcaaaagtacaatgagttATTCcctcacacctttcagaatggctaaaatccacaacacaagaaacaataggtgttggtgaggatgtggagaaaaaggaatattcaTGCACTTTGGgtttggaaaacaatatggagtttcctcaaaaggttaaaaatagagctaccttgtGCTCCAGCAATCACaatcctgggtatttacccaaagaatacaagaacattaattcaaaggaataGATGTACCCgcatgtttatagaagcattatttgCAGTAGCCAAGATAAAGAAGCAGCCCATGTGTCCAACaatagctgaatggataaaggagatgtgatatatgcacacaatggaatataattctgccatgaaaaagaatgaagtcttgccatttgcaatgacatggagctagagagtataatgctaagtggaataaattAGTCAGAGAagaaagataccatatgatttcacttatatgtggaatttaagaaacaaaacaaagaagcaaaaggggaaaaaataagagagagagacaaccaagaaacaaattattggggctcctgggtagctcagttggttaagtgtctaccttcagcttaggctcaggtcatgatcctggggtactgggctTGGGCCTCATGGTGGGCTCTCTGCTTGATggggagctttcttctccctctccctctgcagctccccctgcttgtgctctctcacttgctcttaTAATCCcttgctgaaataaataaataaaatattttttaaaaaaagaaacaacctctTAATTATACAGAACAAGCTGATAATTATCAGAAGGGAGGCAGGTAGGGGATGGTTGAAATAGGGATGAGGATTAAGGtgtacacttgtgatgaacacagggagatgtatggaagtgttgaatcactatattgtacatttgaaactaatgtaacactgtagttaactaactggaatttaaaaaagaaaaaggtgtaaAAGTTTTACATTCTATAGGTACTTGGCATCATGTGACTATAGGTGATAATTTAACTGTTTTACCTTCGCATACTATAGATCACCAGCATCCCATTTATGGTTGGTGTTTGAATCAATGCCTTCAAAGTGAATCACGTGGACAACCAATACCATAGCTCATCATTAAGGTtttgtgcctttattttttttaaagattttatttctttattcatgagagacagagagagagagagagagagagagaaacagagagagagagagagagagagagagagagagaaaggcagagacacaggcagagggagaagcaggctccatgcagggagcccaacgtgggatttgatcctatgtctccaggatcacaccgtgggctgaaggtggcgccaaaccgctgagccaccgggctgccggTTTTGTGCCCTTAGATTCACTTTTGGTACCCAAAAGAAAATAGACActgaaaaagttacaaaaataggACTTTAGTATGGGAATTAGGAATAGCATGACTGTGGAAGGAGTTGAGGAGCAACGGTCTGGAAAGCTGTGTAGCTGTAGGAGAAATAGTCACTAGTGATTTTGGCTGAAAGCACTAGTGAGTTTGGAGAACCTAGAGATTAGAGGAAGATCTAAGAATACATCTAGATGCTGAGACTACTAACGGCAAATTCCTTAAAAGGCCTGGGAAGTTCATTTTACCTAATTCTCCAAGGATAAAGGTTCTGTTTTACCTCCACCTTCAAAATCTCATCTGGGTTCTTTTCAGTGGTTAACTCAGAGCCATACAGTAATGGTCGTTCTAGTGGACAATAAGCAAACACACATATTGTTAATtacatattctattattttcattgctttcttaTACATTAAAACATATGCCCTAGAGTATGACAGTCTAacataaattagtatttttattaccCCCAGATAATGCTAGGATTTCATTATATTTCACTTACCCAAAAGTGGTAAAGGTGATTTAACACAAGTAAAATCTCATGAAACGGATGTTGTATCACTGGGGTTGGAGTTGAAAGGAACATCAGTGTCCTGTCAAATCCTGAACTGTTGTCATTTAAACTAACATGAAATTTGTCTTTCAGCTTGTTACATGATATGCAATTCTGGTCATGATCATAATTTTTTACAACATAATCTCGTCTTTCCCCATTGATCTCAAAATACTGTAGCACATTATTTCATCTGGCCCTTAATATATGTGTTTGTCTCATCTCATTTCTAGTTTTAGAACATAAGAGTACTCAGTATTCCTGCCCAGATGATTGGATTGGTTTCCAGAAcaaatgctattatttttctaaagaagaaggGGATTGGACTTCAAGTAGACACAACTGTGTAACTCAACAGGCTGACCTAACTATGATTGATACTAAGGAAGAAATGGTAATTAATACACAATTCTTACATTTCTTAAATAGGGGCTTTGGAAATATTCAAAtggtattattatttctaaaatttttcacaCATGCCTGTctatgcagaagatttttagAACATGCCATGTGAGATATAACTGAAAAACCTGGTGATGTTTGGTTTGAATAGTGTAAGACTTGTATCAAGTAGTACACTGGATAGCTATCTTTGTATTTTAAGGAGTATAGAAAAGAAGAACGTGAAAATATTTGGAAtcctttttaaaggacttttaaaaGTCAGTACGCCAGTCCAGGGACTTTTAAAAGTCAGTACGCCACAAAGACAGAATTGTTTCGGGAAGGATGGGATTCTTAAGTTTACTCCCTTTGAGGAAAGTACCTCTGACTTCTCagtctttctttgctttctccaaGGTCCCATATCAACTTCCATCAGAGCACTAACTACCAGTAATAGAATAGATGTGTAACTTAAAGTCTTTTTAGACTGAAGTATGAGCTTCATACTTCACTAAAAGGCCTGTGAACACACACTATGTTTTATTTGAAATTGCCGCATTTCTATACCATAAAGGCAGGTACAAATTAAAAGCttaatggacatttttaaaataaatgttgattacATGCAAAAATCCTATGAGTAAAGGAAATCTAGAAATTTAACAAAGGTTTGTGAAGCTAAATACTTCTGGACTTGGactaaaaatactgataaatactTCCTTGAGTCATTTATGTGCTAAGCATATGTTTTTACTCTTGGTTAgtctttttaaaagctaaagtcaaaatataatttcactcatgtgtgagatctaataaaaagcaaatgaataaataaacaaattcttgaATTGTCCTTTACAGTTCCTCTTGGGAGAAAATGCCTAAACTAGCAGCAAGATGGAAAAATGATGAGTACTAATAACATTTTTGAGAGATAAAGAAATAAcaaggcaaaatatttttaaaatcttcatttataGGAATCTTGTCAGCAAAGGCTAACAAAAATAGTGCATATCATGGAACATAAAGATATAAGCACACCAAAATAATTAGTTTTGAACTTGAGACATCATTAAATATATCAGTTAATAATGACTATTCCCTTGGGATCAAGAAAAGAGACTTTGATCCTACAATTTCCTAATATAGCTTGAAGGTCATCTGCCTATATGTACTACTACATAACTTGGGCCAAATTTAAGTGAGTGACAAAATGATGTAAAGCTATCTGTAAAGgagtgataaaaataatatatagaagaaTTTTAAAGGACTGTTTATTTAAAACCGGttaattaaatgttatatatgtTTACTTAGattacaaaatgttttccttaGTTAAAATGAGATATAGCTTctgtcatgaaatatttttcatatatatttccccTTACATAAAGTTATCTTATATCTTTAACAAGAAGCCACATGAGTGTTTTTTCAGTGAgcaaataatagttaatatttttcaaagaacaggCTTTAGGAAGCTTACCTCCTGGTTCCCTGATACTAAGACTGCAACTACTTAAACTAATCCAATTTTTCCAATTATCCAATAACATATAGAGTGCTGATGGTCAATACATTTAtcctttctcacatttttttttctgtcttcaagCAAGCTCTTTCCAAAGCCTAAAATTTGAAttgccctcttcttccttcttctttgtcctctgtatttatcATGGAATATTCTACTCTTCCTTTCCAGATATACCTCTTGGAGCACATCCAATAAGCAAGTGCCCTATAAAGATTCAGATATTTCTTTCTTGTAAACTAAAATttcactttgtatttatttcattcataatCTTCTACTCGTCCAGAAGGATATTTCATAACTCTATGTTTACATAAATTTCTTCACTATAAATGAAGCCCTGTAAATCCAGAGAAAGTGTTTGATTAATGTGTTCTTTTATAAACTCCAAAGTTAGTTcaataagttaaatatttttttcaaatacatttatgaaatgatggataaaatagtatattaaaatGCCAAAGGTTATTACTGTCACTGTTAATAAAAATGGACCATAGTGTTGTGAACTGTATCCCTTATATCTATCATAAAATTGAAACATGGAGTGGTACAATGTCAAACTTGTGGTTTACCAGGCATTTAGTGGCATAATAGACTCAATGACTTTCTGTGTCTAATTCTATGGCTAAAAAGGCTCCAAGGCAACAAGAAATTTCCACGTTGAATGAAAAGGGTGAACTATGAggataaaatcatatttttctccTGAATGATCtctttagaaatagaaattttgggcagaaaaacaaaatttgagaatTAAATTCTAAAGGAATTGGATAGATGAagggtgtctgtgtgcatgtgggcGCATCAATGCACCTCCATGTGCATAAGCAATCTTATTGGGAGAGTATCTGAAgtaaaacataatattaaaaatcaatatactaGTATTTACTGGGAAGTGAGAAAGCATTATAGTACATATCTGATGACTAGAAAGGCTGTGCAAGAAGTCAATTGCAAACTCTGGCTTTCCAGGAGTTTACAGTGTTAAGATCCTGGAGGAATAGATTTCCATATTGAAGATTTATCAATTTGGAATCAAAAAGTATCTTAAGGAAAATTTATCTCACATATTTGCTTACAAGTAGGAAAACTAAGGGTCAGaggatgaaatattttttcaaaatcctATAGCTATTTTCTGGTGAAGCAGCAGTTGAACATTTGTTGCCTTGCTTTTCACAACCTCCAAAGCAAGGGAGTCACAAAAGGTTGTagcaaaagctaaaaaaataaaacaaaatttattttgtctctaAAGAATTTTCTTGGGCGATACAAATGCACTTCTGATCACTGGATTGGACtggaaatgacagaaaataaatcaggaaaatggataaatggaaCCATATTTAACAATTggtgagtttctttcttttggagattATTAAAATTTGGATAACATAACCTCCAGAACCTTTGGGTGTATGTTGGAAAAAGTGAGGGAGGGAAAACTGTATTATGTATTGAGATTAGTTCCAAGAAATCAACCAGGGACTTTGGAAATCAGGAGGTAAGAGGGAGATCTTAgttcagtattttgaaaataaagatctGAGATTTATAaacacagaccaaaaaaaaaaaaaaaaaatccaaaaaacattTGCCTGATTTTAACCTGTCTTCTCAAATTTATATCTATTATTCAAAGTTCATGCTGCCTTTTTGCTGACATCTTTTACAGTTCAAGTTAAACTTAACTGTTGATTTTAACCTAATTTTATTTGAGCTTCATATCTTCCATTTTATACTTCCATTATATCTTCCACATATGATCTCAGCATAACTACCCCAATGGTGACTGCCAGCCACTTACTATTTAGTTTATATTAGAATTCCTCAACAGCAACACAACTGACATTTTGGactgaataattctttgttgtggagaaGGGGTGCTGTTTCATGCATTTTTGGATGTTAACAACATCTCTGGCTTTTTCTATTAGGCAATCCCTCTACCTGCTttgtgacaacccaaaatgtctccagCTGTTGCCAATTGTgacttgtgtatgtgtgtgttgggaagCGAAGTGGAGAGCAGAGAGCAAAATCGCCTTGTTCTAAGAATTATTGGTTTATATAAATTGGTAGTTCCACTGATTACACATCACTATCTTAACATCAGTTTAACAGTTATAAAAATTCTTGGATGAGAGACTCTTTCGGTCTAATTTGGTACAGATATCTTCCTCTTTGCAAGAGAGGACTGTGCCACAGCACACTTTTTCAGGACTCTGtacagatactttaaaaaattgggtcATTGGGCAAGTGAGAAATCAGAGCATTTTTTTTAGTACGTGATGTTTAATCCCTTGTAGGTTTCTTGtgagaggaaatgaaaaatgtgCTTACCTCGATGATGATGGTGTAGCAACAGCTAGATGCTATGCAGAAAGAAAATGGATCTGCAGGAGGAAAATGCACTAATGTTTCTATAGTGGAATTACAACATGGGTACCCatgatttttgtaatattttttctttctctctatataagtTAATTTTTCACTGCTTTAATGATCTAACCTGGTAATACATCTTAATAATTATTCATATAATTTCTTtcaacttactttatttttcagatgacCTGGATCTTTACTTTTTGACATCAATTTTAGAAGACTCCTGTAATTACATAGGCTCTATAGATCAATTTAAGAAGTGTTgtattgggacatctgggtggctcagtggttgagcatctgccttcacctcagagCATGGTCCCAAGTCCGGGAATCAAATCTCTCATTggtctccctgtgaggagcctgcttctccctctgactgtctctgtctctctctgtgtctctcatgaataaataaataaaatactttaagaaaaagtgttttatatatattatttctttactcatttgtaatatataattgacattggtgtttttcttcttatatgaTTTATAGTTTTTCTAGCCAGTCATTGCATGTTATTTATTATGTGTGTCCTCATCAAATGTATCTGGCTTTTACAATtatgcaattttattatttttaaaatagttacttTTTTGTGGAAATGTAACTGCATTATTCTTCTCCTGTTCAACATACTTTCTGAAAACTCATAGTTTCTAATAATTTGtggattcttttaaaatgataaaaatagcatctaataataaggtttattttttcttataactaTTATCTAATTCTTGTCTAATTAAAATTTGTAGAACTGCCAAGACAATTTGGGCTGTGAATATCTTGGGGTTGtctcacattttaaagaaaatgtttctaacATTTCAACATtatcagcattttatttaattttttatgcacCTTTTTTAGGTTAAGGCAGTTCTTTTCTAGTcctatttcctaaaaatatttttttaatagaaagggactttgaatttttttttaattttcttatatgtttttgttttctttatctgttttgaTGTTCTTTCTTAATCTTTCAATGTTAATGACACATGTTTTCTAATGTTAAATAACTACTTTGAATTCCCAGATAAAATTCAACTTGGTCATGATGTCATATCATATTTATTCTCAATTgatttattctgttatttttttttaatattcctgtgCCTAAATTCATGAATGTGCTTGTCCTGAAATTTTCTCTGGAGGGATTATTGGGATTATTGTTTCAATAATTCAATGAAGATATGATGAGAAGATGTGTTGTGTCACATTGATGAAATTGTGAATGGTAAATTTAAAgtctaaaaaatttaattattgttCATATTTTGTGCATATTTTAGATGAGATTTACATTTGTGATTATCAATGCATTCTAGCCCCAACCTTTGAGTCAcaggaaaagaatatttatgaaaagtaTGATATAATGTAATCAGAATGAAGTAAATGATACTAAGCAAGTGCAGACTCAAGGAGATCCATGTtgtttcaataaaaacaaatttctaagaGCCATGATAGTGTGAGTAATAACAGCATTGctacctttctctttttaatttatattttttattttgtttgtttttttgggttttttttattgaagCTTAGTTAGAATGCAATATTATAACAGTTTAAATGTACAACATAGTTATGTAACATGTATATACATTGACAAAGTGATCCCATGATAAATCAAGCTACTTTCTGTCACCCTACAGTTGTTACTTATTAATAAGTATATTCCTCATTGTATTCtcatctcttatttattttatacctggaaatTTTCCTCTTTATAACTAGAAGACTACCCttgttatgcttttttttaaaaatgttatttatttattcataagaatacacagagagcagagagagagaggcagagacacaggcagagggaaaggcaggctccatgcagggaacccgacgtgggactccatcctgggtctccaggatcacaccctgggccaaaggtggcgctaaaccgctgagccaccagggctgcaccCCCACGGCTgtttttaagatacttttttcCATTGTTACCTTTTGCTCAGGAGAAATGAAACTAGTCAGGAAAGACACTCTTACCAGGAAAGAAGCAGGAGATGGTCTTTGGACCTGAGCAGGAAGAAGCAATGTGTGGACATTATGAAAAACCTGCTTGCACACTCACTGGACAATAAGCAAATGCATAATCGATCTCCTCTATCCactattctgaatatttatagataaatcaTAACACCTCTCATGAGCTCATGAATTTTGTAATACATTTCAATTAAATTGTTTCTTTAAACAGAagttctgccaaaaaaaaaaaaaaaacagatttccagGATCTGTCAGACCTAGTAGCAAGTCTTTACAAGACCAAATATTTATTAGTCAGTAATTACACAGGTTCATTTCGGTTGAAGATAACaattgtgttcatttatttaatagctatttatgcatatttaatatgaaaaacaataaatgctACTCTGTATTGTAGTAGTAATATTTATAAGTTTTAGTCATGTGTAGATTTAATAAATTCCTCTTCTCTTGTATGAGTTTCATTATGTCCCcaggttgaagtcctaaccctcagccttcagaatgtgacctcacttagaaatagactcatagaaaatgaaatagataaaatgaaatcattaggaTGGGTTGAAATCTCACTAATCTATaagactggtgtctttataaataaggaaaatttgaatttaatgacaaatacaaagagaagactatgtgaagacacagaggaaaggTGGCCATGTGACTAAAGTGATGTATCTAGaagccaaagaatgccaaggATTACCAGCTATCATGAGAGACCAGAGGGGCAAGAGAGGATTCTCCCCTGGAGCAGTCTGAGAGAGCACGACACAAcagacactttgatcttggaattctagtctccagaactgtgagaaaataaaattctgttgttttaagccactcagtttttGGTACTTTGCTATGGTGGCCCTAGCAATCTGATACATTGTATTAGCAAGATCAGcttgcttccatttttctgttccaTCTTTCTCTGATACAAGCCTGAGCTGGAATGTCCCTTCCTTGTTTCAGTCTTTctttaaatgaaggaaaatgtgtCCTCCGAGCATCTCAGTCTAGTCACATCTTGTTTTATCTACCACTCCACAAAATGCACACAAGCAGCTCTCACCAAGTAATGCCAGTCTGTGTTTGCATACCCAGCGAACGAGCTTCAGTTAACGTTTCACATGTTGTCTCaagcagaatttaaaattatgtttctatttcttctttatatactATCTTCTAAGTATTCTGTGATACCCTATTCCCCTGGGATTCCTCCTTGCTCCTGACCTCTCctcatttcaatttcttttttttttaagattttatttatttattcatgagaggcacctagagagaggcagagacatagccagagggagaaacaggctccctctggggagcttgatgtgggacttgatcctaggaccccaggatcacaacctaggccgaagacagatgctcaacccctgagccacccaagcatccctcctcTTTTCAATTTCAGTACACACTCTCTGTTCCTGTCATATTATTCCATCTTCCTGCAGCTTTaggcctttctcttctctcttcgcACTCCTTCTTAGGGAATTGCCTTCATACATTTAGGATCAACATCTACTCTAAGAGATCCTATACTGACATATTCAACATCAATACCTTCTCTAAATTCCAGATTATCTAACTACCTATTCCATGTCAACATCTCAattatatcctttctttcttccaaatttttactTAAACTCTAGTTAGTCAACCTATAGTGTAATAtgggtttcaggagtagaatttggtgattcatcacttacataca
This region of Vulpes vulpes isolate BD-2025 chromosome 8, VulVul3, whole genome shotgun sequence genomic DNA includes:
- the CLEC2B gene encoding C-type lectin domain family 2 member B codes for the protein MTESLVVSLIDNSNQGTNAEKQDVKAKSKMTILVRVLCVIFFILNILLIIVLVLEHKSTQYSCPDDWIGFQNKCYYFSKEEGDWTSSRHNCVTQQADLTMIDTKEEMNFLGRYKCTSDHWIGLEMTENKSGKWINGTIFNNWFLVRGNEKCAYLDDDGVATARCYAERKWICRRKMH